A genomic window from Luteolibacter sp. LG18 includes:
- a CDS encoding aquaporin — MKKLLVEFIGTFFLTLTVATAAVLGTGTPHAAFAIGAVLMVMIYAGGHVSGAHYNPAVSLAVYLRGRSSLQDLISYVGIQLVAAVVAVFVAKALVPGQAVEPKVFPHVAPVLIAELLFTFALAWVVLNTATAKATSGNSNYGLAIGFTVLAGAITVGGISLGAFNPAVSTLLLVIGKLKVADCWLHFLPQVLGAVGAAYAFKTTHPEDR, encoded by the coding sequence ATGAAAAAGCTTCTGGTTGAATTCATCGGTACGTTTTTTCTGACTCTCACGGTCGCCACCGCGGCCGTCCTCGGGACCGGCACGCCCCACGCGGCCTTCGCCATCGGCGCGGTGCTGATGGTGATGATCTATGCCGGCGGGCACGTTTCAGGGGCTCACTACAATCCCGCGGTATCGCTCGCGGTTTACCTGCGGGGCCGCAGTTCCCTGCAGGATCTGATCTCCTACGTGGGCATCCAACTGGTGGCGGCGGTGGTCGCCGTGTTTGTCGCCAAGGCCTTGGTGCCGGGACAGGCAGTGGAGCCGAAGGTCTTCCCGCATGTCGCCCCGGTGCTGATCGCGGAACTGCTGTTCACTTTCGCCCTCGCATGGGTGGTCCTGAATACCGCCACCGCCAAGGCCACCTCCGGCAATTCGAACTACGGCCTCGCGATCGGTTTCACGGTGCTCGCCGGAGCGATCACGGTCGGCGGCATTTCCCTCGGCGCGTTCAACCCCGCGGTCAGCACCCTGCTTCTGGTGATCGGGAAACTGAAGGTCGCCGATTGCTGGCTGCACTTCCTGCCTCAGGTGCTCGGAGCGGTGGGGGCGGCGTATGCGTTCAAGACGACGCATCCGGAGGATCGGTAG
- a CDS encoding YdjY domain-containing protein, with protein sequence MALTGASGAQTPPAPDQGAIQSSGKFVPAQPGQHAKQAQPPADKEAADRQIEKTGETTFKIGLVQGDRATRTLTVPAKIKMREGLIEYVLVTTKGKVHETLFTTEASPLHIQTAALLLGLSPQPGKGQPVPVMIEVEWESNGPKRRVPLEDMVELTKDSPQAKSGTTLPKGAWSFQGSTLDEDGFGAERDGSLIALISDPAALVGNPRTDREDDDLHVPHAAALPPAGLPVTIRISPAPAKAE encoded by the coding sequence TTGGCCCTGACCGGCGCCAGCGGTGCTCAAACGCCACCGGCCCCGGACCAAGGAGCGATCCAATCATCCGGCAAGTTCGTGCCAGCCCAGCCAGGGCAACACGCCAAGCAAGCCCAGCCTCCCGCGGACAAGGAAGCCGCCGACCGCCAGATCGAAAAGACCGGCGAGACCACGTTCAAGATCGGTCTGGTCCAGGGCGATCGCGCCACCCGCACGCTCACCGTACCCGCGAAGATCAAGATGCGGGAGGGATTGATCGAGTACGTGCTTGTGACGACCAAGGGCAAGGTGCACGAAACCTTGTTCACCACCGAAGCCTCACCGCTCCACATCCAGACGGCGGCGTTGTTGCTGGGGCTCTCCCCTCAACCAGGGAAAGGCCAGCCGGTGCCGGTCATGATCGAAGTGGAATGGGAAAGCAACGGCCCCAAGCGACGGGTGCCGCTGGAGGACATGGTGGAACTGACCAAGGACAGCCCGCAGGCCAAATCGGGCACCACGCTTCCGAAGGGAGCCTGGTCGTTCCAAGGCTCCACCTTGGATGAGGATGGATTCGGCGCGGAGCGGGATGGCTCGCTCATCGCCTTGATTTCGGACCCCGCGGCCCTGGTCGGGAACCCCCGCACCGACCGCGAGGATGATGACCTTCACGTCCCGCATGCGGCCGCCCTGCCGCCCGCGGGCCTGCCGGTCACGATCCGCATTTCCCCCGCCCCGGCCAAGGCCGAGTGA
- a CDS encoding AMP-binding protein: MSAASIQFLHKERLPSTGALYVPGRLDIHQLHGLEKLLAGRKITWLIEEHSKLDPQIRGHLEKSGSGAMFAADDTALAEVGAQLKGSIEGNGALVYVPGLTASRHSETCLVPSAHLKALCALGLPVVPVAVESPRETSLSVERKSSLPAGILTVGRPMAAGEATVAGFRESLLEAAEIGFSSRTFLKGSLAVALLEGLKKHGSKHKVVDGSDDTSLEFDKVLPAAIALSKVIAESTSQPRVGIVLPPGKGGLIANLAVIFAGKVPVNLNFTAGTEAVKSAIRQAGLDRYITADPFVRKLSSFPWPPNRDLIFIERVLPTLKKQMVRWGVLAKILPAGVLATMLGLNKRSGDDEAVLLFTSGSSGEPKGVALSHRNVLANVCQFASRINLPGGSSILGSLPLFHSFGSTVTLWFPCIEGLDLITYPNPVETKRLAELVSLHQASLLLSTPTFLRGYMKRIEPAQLKSLKLVVTGAEKLPQNLASAFEEKFGIRPQEGYGLTETSPATNVNLPDAAAEGGAALIPSARPGSVGVPLPGIAVRLTDPATEKAVPLDKQGIIWFRGANIFPGYLNDPKKTAAVLHDGWFRTGDVGRMDDDGFLYIEGRISRFSKIAGEMVPHETVEAAINKVLHLDSEAERRIAVVGVPDEQKGEAIILLSTISGPALEQECIDLRYKLLDEGLPSLWTPKQIVPVQEIPVLASGKLDIKSCETLATSNR; this comes from the coding sequence ATGAGCGCCGCCTCGATCCAATTTCTTCATAAGGAACGCCTTCCGTCCACGGGAGCCCTCTACGTCCCTGGCCGTCTGGACATCCACCAACTCCACGGTCTCGAAAAGCTCCTCGCCGGGCGGAAGATCACCTGGCTGATCGAGGAACACTCGAAGCTCGATCCGCAGATCCGCGGCCACTTGGAGAAGTCCGGGTCCGGCGCGATGTTCGCCGCGGACGACACCGCTCTCGCCGAGGTCGGAGCCCAACTCAAGGGCTCGATCGAGGGGAACGGGGCGCTCGTTTACGTCCCGGGGCTGACCGCCAGCCGCCATTCGGAAACCTGTCTGGTCCCCTCCGCCCACCTGAAGGCGCTCTGCGCGCTAGGCCTGCCGGTGGTGCCGGTGGCCGTGGAATCGCCCCGCGAAACCAGCCTGTCGGTCGAGCGGAAGTCGTCCCTGCCCGCGGGCATTCTCACCGTCGGCCGCCCCATGGCCGCCGGCGAGGCTACGGTCGCCGGGTTCCGCGAAAGCCTGTTGGAAGCCGCGGAGATCGGTTTCTCCAGCCGTACGTTCCTGAAGGGCTCTCTCGCGGTGGCACTGTTGGAAGGTCTCAAGAAGCACGGCTCGAAGCACAAGGTGGTCGACGGTTCCGACGACACCTCGCTGGAGTTCGACAAGGTGCTGCCCGCCGCGATCGCGCTTTCAAAGGTCATCGCCGAATCCACCTCGCAGCCGCGGGTGGGCATCGTGCTGCCGCCGGGCAAGGGCGGCCTGATCGCGAACCTCGCCGTGATCTTCGCCGGCAAGGTGCCGGTGAACCTGAACTTCACCGCGGGCACCGAGGCCGTGAAATCGGCGATCCGCCAGGCCGGCCTCGATCGCTACATCACCGCCGATCCCTTCGTGCGGAAACTTTCGTCCTTCCCGTGGCCGCCGAACCGCGACCTCATTTTCATCGAGCGCGTGCTGCCGACGCTCAAGAAGCAGATGGTGCGCTGGGGCGTCCTCGCAAAGATCCTGCCCGCGGGCGTGCTGGCGACGATGCTCGGCCTGAACAAGCGTTCCGGTGACGACGAGGCGGTGCTGCTCTTCACCTCCGGCTCCTCCGGCGAACCGAAGGGCGTGGCCCTCAGCCACCGCAACGTGCTCGCGAACGTCTGCCAGTTCGCCAGCCGCATCAACCTCCCCGGCGGCTCCAGCATCCTCGGCAGCCTGCCGCTGTTCCACTCCTTCGGCTCCACGGTCACGCTGTGGTTCCCGTGCATCGAGGGTCTCGACCTGATCACCTATCCGAATCCGGTGGAAACCAAGCGCCTCGCCGAGCTGGTGTCCCTGCACCAGGCCAGCCTGCTGCTGTCCACGCCGACCTTCCTGCGCGGCTACATGAAGCGCATCGAGCCGGCCCAGTTGAAATCGCTGAAGCTAGTGGTCACCGGCGCGGAAAAGCTCCCGCAGAACCTTGCCTCCGCCTTCGAGGAGAAATTCGGCATCCGCCCGCAGGAAGGCTACGGCCTCACCGAAACTTCCCCGGCCACCAACGTGAACCTGCCTGACGCGGCGGCGGAAGGCGGCGCGGCCCTCATCCCGAGCGCGCGCCCCGGTTCGGTCGGCGTGCCGCTGCCGGGCATCGCAGTGAGGCTCACCGATCCCGCCACCGAGAAGGCGGTGCCGCTCGACAAACAGGGCATCATCTGGTTCCGCGGCGCGAACATTTTCCCCGGCTACCTCAACGATCCGAAGAAGACCGCCGCGGTGCTGCACGACGGCTGGTTCCGCACCGGCGATGTCGGCCGCATGGACGACGACGGCTTCCTCTACATCGAGGGTCGCATCTCGCGTTTCTCGAAGATCGCGGGGGAAATGGTGCCGCACGAAACCGTGGAGGCCGCCATCAACAAGGTGCTACACCTCGATTCCGAAGCCGAGCGCCGCATCGCCGTGGTCGGCGTGCCGGACGAGCAGAAGGGCGAGGCCATCATCCTGCTCTCCACCATCTCCGGCCCCGCGCTGGAGCAGGAGTGCATCGACCTGCGCTACAAGCTCCTCGACGAAGGCCTGCCCTCGCTGTGGACCCCGAAGCAGATCGTGCCCGTGCAGGAAATCCCGGTGCTGGCCTCCGGCAAGCTCGACATCAAGAGCTGCGAGACGCTCGCGACAAGCAACCGCTGA
- the prfA gene encoding peptide chain release factor 1, which produces MDYSALIAKRRLRFEEVDAAVGNPDLFSNPKLATELLREHRKLCQTLDLWERHEDVKRQLADNEELAKTDDPDLSAMAAEEIPALQKESARLAEDLQYALLPADPNEDRDAMLEIRAGAGGDEASLFAAELMRMYQRHAELRGWKAEHLESSPSEVGGFKEVILKITGEEVFRFLKYESGVHRVQRVPATEAQGRIHTSTVTVAVMPEAEEVDVEIKQDDLRIEVCRAGGAGGQHVNRTESAVQIFHLPTGLMVRCEDGRSQIQNKEKGLQILRTKLYEMKLREQQDAHSAHRRSLIGSGDRSEKIRTYNFPQSRVTDHRIGYTSHNLTGILDGDFFEFTHELQKTEMAEKLAEAGL; this is translated from the coding sequence ATGGATTACTCCGCTCTCATCGCCAAACGCCGCCTGCGCTTCGAGGAAGTCGATGCCGCCGTGGGCAATCCCGATCTTTTCTCGAATCCAAAGCTCGCCACCGAACTCCTGCGCGAGCACCGCAAGCTGTGCCAGACGCTGGACCTGTGGGAACGCCACGAGGATGTGAAGCGCCAGCTCGCCGACAACGAGGAGCTGGCGAAAACCGATGACCCGGATCTCTCCGCCATGGCCGCGGAGGAAATTCCCGCGCTTCAGAAGGAAAGCGCCCGTCTCGCCGAGGATCTGCAATACGCCCTGCTACCCGCCGATCCGAACGAGGACCGCGACGCGATGCTCGAAATCCGCGCCGGGGCCGGTGGCGACGAGGCCTCGCTGTTCGCAGCCGAACTGATGCGCATGTACCAGCGCCACGCCGAACTGCGCGGCTGGAAGGCGGAGCACCTGGAAAGCAGCCCGTCGGAAGTCGGCGGCTTCAAGGAAGTGATCCTCAAGATCACCGGCGAAGAGGTCTTCCGCTTCCTCAAGTACGAGTCCGGCGTCCACCGCGTGCAGCGCGTGCCCGCCACCGAAGCACAAGGCCGCATCCACACCTCCACCGTCACCGTGGCCGTGATGCCGGAGGCGGAGGAAGTCGACGTCGAAATCAAGCAGGACGACCTCCGCATCGAGGTCTGCCGAGCAGGCGGCGCGGGCGGCCAGCACGTGAACCGCACCGAGTCCGCGGTGCAAATTTTCCACCTTCCGACCGGCCTCATGGTGCGCTGCGAGGACGGCCGCTCCCAGATCCAGAACAAGGAAAAGGGGCTCCAGATCCTGCGCACCAAGCTTTATGAAATGAAGCTGCGGGAGCAACAGGACGCCCACTCCGCGCACCGCCGTTCGCTGATCGGCTCCGGCGACCGCTCGGAGAAAATCCGCACCTACAACTTCCCGCAGTCACGCGTGACCGATCACCGCATCGGCTACACCTCGCACAACCTGACCGGCATCCTCGACGGCGACTTCTTCGAGTTCACCCACGAACTCCAGAAGACCGAGATGGCGGAAAAGCTCGCGGAGGCCGGATTGTAA
- a CDS encoding GreA/GreB family elongation factor has translation MNSLPMLDQEAFLRLQDLLQNQDIPPLLTGDQRRALTQWTDRGLVTFDDSELADRVELHDRVTLVSPVDPADWFQLEIVLPSEADIDQDRIPVTSAVSLAVLGRKTGERAEWETQAGTRAMTIASLQKNTVRS, from the coding sequence ATGAACTCACTTCCCATGTTGGATCAGGAGGCCTTTTTGCGCCTTCAAGACTTGTTGCAGAACCAGGATATCCCGCCGCTCCTCACCGGCGATCAACGCCGGGCTTTGACCCAGTGGACCGACCGCGGACTCGTTACCTTCGATGATTCGGAGCTGGCGGACCGCGTGGAGCTTCACGACCGGGTCACGCTCGTTTCGCCGGTGGACCCGGCGGACTGGTTCCAGTTGGAAATCGTCCTGCCGTCCGAGGCCGATATCGATCAGGACCGCATCCCGGTGACCTCCGCCGTCAGCTTGGCCGTGCTCGGCCGGAAGACGGGCGAGCGCGCCGAGTGGGAGACCCAGGCCGGGACCCGCGCGATGACGATCGCCTCGCTGCAGAAGAACACCGTCCGGAGCTGA
- a CDS encoding DUF6288 domain-containing protein: MRFVPALLGLLSIALLPAAHGQEETRNYPLGPIGGQYRVTPNLSFIRVVSVDAAAPGATAGLQAGDYIYGAFGKTFTPTGSYHYGASQDLGFAVDRAEGADGTLPLKVLRPGTGAIDLNVTLPVAGRFGPSYPRGSSKHQAMFESACAYLHQRAMNANGSLGYFTGWTGLALLGHPNWNDTTGAKPYRLSINKIRDFCVGQITNGTYAPVEDKLLDGSTNPNFAGSNNLSNWQLGQMVAFLSEYYAKTADASVAPTIQRGAEMCANTIQWWKQPALNANGYSPGYTQIAGMCSHGGVTGDYIHLGWGGGINICGVYSFNGMAFAKRAGMNMTVRPKDGHYFGYATAPAGAVPAGMENYDHTLDEKFLMQWNWMGKRCAYYSAGSNDDGHVAYTLNAPSSYDAAGRTPGTILGLSQFKASGGTLTADDEDKLSRLKAYISRNYMRQQESHAYCVGAQTYQAMATSFLTDRQQRFALDNWRFFYALSRTSTGGFQYFRARTVNDNYLDETHCAALDAAIPYAVASGGLNLVPRYNNTTDQVIADFQSPDVTWPAIDARKASVTGSSLAMPVQITDGTGTVLSAGSYTAAWSTISGPGSVTFSAPSAATTNMTFGSSGTYRVQLTVTRGTYTLVEPVDIAVRLQPVPAGYIGGVANYQVYTGISGTTVANLTGAAKFPNSPDVVRTVTQLTGNYSGDNYGARLSGVIIPPVTGSYRFYIAADDAAQLKLNSSGPGSAGAAVIASVATYTNANEWTKYASQQSAAINLTAGQPVYFEALQKEGTGGDHLSVGWSIAGGAIAVIDGTSLAVPDTTPSTMAISAHPASTNVALGGTATLTVGTTGPAPGFYQWRRNGSPVGAPSTSATLTLANVSGGVEGDYDCVYTTVLGTATSNTAHVTVTDAGTIVGGGLWREVYSDIDGSNVSDLTSNAAYPGFASTSGPIASAASPSDYADTYGQRITGWVKPAISGNYRFYLTSDDNSEVWLSTNELAANKTRILQLSGYTDPMAWSARSPSAYIPLEAGKRYYIQILHKEGGGGDHCAVAWQRQGDAAPANGSGEIPGQYLEYRIGGAYDDIPVGNQTPLFTSDPMVRGSVPETIAYAGETLAGSATDFNSADTLTYSKVSGPAWLTVAANGALSGTPGTGTMGLNPFVVRVTDQNGSSSQAALRITVNAPTRPPVFTGNPIATANAIEAAVYSDTLVPFASDPDGDALTFSKVSGPAWLTVAANGGLAGAPGSSDGGVNAFTVKVTDSAGASVTTTLNITVTTFTHGDGVWTKLTGGSWPTTGNWSGGTSAFGADQTADFSTLNITANTIVTLDGPRVIGNLKFGDTTASNDWQLNTGSGGPLLLDVSSGTPLVTINNRTATLATAIAGNEGFTKAGSGTLALTGTNTLTGPVTITGGTLSIGGSTPGLASVTLNGGVGLTITTGGSLTASGALSTSNSTGATITLQSGATANVGSISIPWNPATFSVSGTLNSTGNLNISTAATTNLTGTNGAINAASMTIGNAGTVVNHNTSGQLTVTGNVVLGNSGGGNSNTFTVTQGTVNAGGIQLGISGSTATQTLNVNGGRLNVGASGITAIGTGTRAINLGAGTLGARADWTSSLAMALTSATTGTTVNTLDPADNTTGRTITLSGVLSGTGNLTKSGTGTLILSATNTYTGTTAVNGGTLAVNGALSTGAVAIQNGGTLSGTGTVGGGTTIQNGGALAPGSNGIGTLGTAAVTLQSGASLKWDLAAGSSDLVNATSLTFSGSPTITVRLSGANPVANGGSLVVPLIATTGGITGFSSAVFSVDTSAIPGAVGTWKVIQQGNTLALSIQTGYDTTWRDQKFGAQSTNAAMAGPAADPDGDGIVNLVEQHLGLDPLSATSRLKLDLMSIAAGGNRHFRLSPAVTSGSYLLEMADTPAGPWSSTAVPVANGAATYEFDLPSSYGRRFFRLRYTAPSPP, encoded by the coding sequence ATGCGCTTCGTCCCTGCCCTGCTCGGGCTGCTGTCCATCGCTCTGCTTCCTGCCGCCCATGGCCAGGAGGAAACCCGGAATTACCCGCTCGGCCCCATCGGCGGCCAATACCGGGTCACGCCGAACCTCAGCTTCATCCGCGTGGTGTCGGTGGACGCCGCCGCGCCGGGAGCCACTGCAGGCCTTCAAGCCGGCGATTACATTTACGGGGCATTCGGCAAAACGTTCACCCCCACCGGCAGCTACCACTACGGGGCGAGCCAGGATCTCGGCTTCGCGGTGGACCGCGCCGAGGGTGCTGACGGCACGCTGCCCTTGAAGGTGCTACGGCCCGGCACCGGCGCGATCGACCTCAACGTGACGCTGCCCGTCGCCGGACGTTTCGGCCCGTCCTATCCCCGCGGCAGCAGCAAACATCAGGCGATGTTCGAGAGCGCCTGCGCCTACCTCCACCAGCGGGCGATGAATGCCAACGGCAGCCTCGGTTACTTCACCGGCTGGACCGGACTGGCGCTGCTGGGCCATCCGAACTGGAACGACACCACCGGGGCCAAACCCTACCGGCTTTCGATCAACAAGATCCGTGACTTCTGCGTGGGCCAGATCACCAACGGCACCTACGCCCCGGTGGAGGACAAGCTCCTCGATGGCTCCACGAATCCGAACTTCGCGGGCAGCAACAACCTGAGCAACTGGCAGCTCGGCCAGATGGTCGCCTTCCTTTCCGAGTATTACGCGAAGACCGCGGACGCCTCCGTGGCCCCCACCATCCAGCGCGGGGCCGAGATGTGCGCGAACACGATCCAGTGGTGGAAACAGCCCGCGCTGAATGCCAACGGTTACTCGCCCGGCTATACCCAGATCGCCGGCATGTGCAGCCACGGCGGGGTGACCGGTGACTACATCCACCTCGGCTGGGGCGGCGGCATCAACATCTGCGGTGTCTACAGCTTCAATGGCATGGCCTTCGCCAAGCGGGCGGGCATGAACATGACCGTGCGCCCCAAGGACGGCCACTACTTCGGCTATGCCACTGCCCCCGCGGGCGCGGTGCCCGCGGGCATGGAGAACTACGACCACACGCTGGACGAGAAGTTCCTCATGCAATGGAACTGGATGGGCAAGCGCTGCGCCTACTACTCCGCGGGCAGCAACGACGACGGCCACGTGGCCTACACGCTCAACGCGCCCAGCTCCTACGACGCCGCCGGACGCACGCCGGGCACCATTCTCGGCCTGTCCCAGTTCAAGGCCAGCGGCGGCACTCTGACCGCGGACGACGAGGACAAGCTCTCCCGCCTCAAGGCCTACATCTCCCGCAACTACATGCGCCAGCAGGAATCCCACGCCTATTGCGTGGGCGCGCAGACCTACCAGGCGATGGCCACCTCCTTCCTCACCGACCGGCAGCAGCGTTTCGCCCTGGACAACTGGCGGTTCTTCTACGCCCTGTCCCGTACTTCCACCGGGGGCTTCCAGTATTTCCGCGCCCGCACCGTCAATGACAACTACCTGGATGAAACCCACTGCGCCGCGCTCGATGCCGCCATCCCCTACGCCGTGGCCAGCGGCGGCCTGAACCTGGTCCCGCGCTACAACAACACCACCGACCAGGTCATCGCCGATTTCCAATCCCCGGACGTCACCTGGCCCGCCATCGACGCGCGCAAGGCCAGCGTCACCGGCTCCAGCCTGGCGATGCCAGTGCAGATCACGGACGGAACCGGCACCGTGCTTTCCGCCGGCAGCTACACCGCCGCGTGGAGCACCATTTCCGGCCCGGGCAGCGTGACCTTCAGCGCGCCCTCCGCCGCGACCACGAACATGACCTTCGGTTCATCCGGCACCTACCGCGTGCAGCTCACCGTGACCCGCGGCACCTACACGCTGGTCGAGCCCGTCGACATCGCCGTGCGGCTCCAGCCCGTGCCCGCCGGTTACATCGGCGGCGTGGCGAACTACCAGGTCTACACCGGTATTTCCGGAACCACCGTGGCGAACCTCACCGGCGCGGCAAAGTTCCCGAACTCGCCCGACGTGGTTCGCACCGTGACCCAGCTCACCGGCAACTATTCCGGAGACAACTACGGCGCGCGCCTCAGCGGTGTGATCATCCCGCCCGTCACCGGTTCCTACCGCTTCTACATCGCCGCGGACGATGCCGCGCAGCTCAAGCTGAACTCCAGCGGCCCCGGCTCGGCGGGAGCCGCGGTCATCGCCTCGGTGGCCACCTACACCAATGCAAACGAGTGGACGAAGTACGCCAGCCAGCAATCCGCGGCCATCAATCTCACCGCCGGACAGCCGGTGTATTTCGAAGCGCTGCAAAAGGAGGGAACCGGCGGCGACCACCTTTCCGTGGGCTGGTCGATCGCGGGCGGAGCCATCGCCGTGATCGATGGCACCTCGCTCGCCGTGCCGGACACCACGCCCTCCACCATGGCAATCTCGGCCCACCCGGCCTCCACCAACGTCGCGCTGGGCGGCACCGCCACCCTCACCGTGGGCACCACTGGTCCGGCCCCGGGATTCTATCAATGGCGGCGCAATGGCTCACCGGTCGGCGCACCTTCCACCAGCGCCACCCTCACCCTTGCCAATGTTTCCGGCGGCGTGGAGGGCGACTACGATTGCGTCTACACGACCGTCCTCGGCACGGCCACCAGCAACACCGCGCATGTGACGGTGACCGACGCGGGCACGATCGTCGGCGGTGGATTGTGGCGTGAGGTTTACAGCGACATTGATGGTTCCAACGTCTCCGACCTCACCTCCAATGCCGCTTATCCGGGCTTCGCCAGCACCAGCGGCCCCATCGCCAGCGCGGCCTCTCCATCCGACTACGCCGACACTTACGGCCAGCGCATCACCGGCTGGGTCAAGCCCGCCATCTCCGGCAACTACCGCTTCTATCTCACCTCCGACGATAACTCCGAGGTGTGGCTGAGCACGAACGAGCTGGCCGCGAACAAGACCCGCATTCTCCAGCTCTCCGGATACACCGATCCCATGGCGTGGAGCGCCCGCTCCCCCAGTGCCTACATTCCACTGGAGGCCGGAAAGCGTTACTACATCCAGATCCTGCACAAGGAAGGCGGTGGAGGAGACCATTGCGCCGTCGCGTGGCAGCGACAGGGCGATGCCGCCCCCGCCAATGGTTCCGGAGAGATTCCGGGACAGTATCTCGAATACCGCATAGGCGGTGCCTACGACGACATTCCAGTGGGCAACCAGACTCCGCTGTTCACCTCCGATCCGATGGTCCGCGGCAGCGTGCCGGAAACGATCGCCTATGCGGGTGAAACGCTGGCGGGCAGTGCCACCGATTTCAACTCGGCGGACACCCTGACCTATTCGAAGGTCTCCGGCCCGGCATGGCTCACAGTGGCCGCGAACGGTGCATTGTCCGGCACACCCGGCACCGGCACGATGGGGCTCAATCCATTCGTCGTCCGCGTGACGGACCAGAACGGCTCGTCCAGCCAGGCCGCGCTCCGGATCACGGTGAACGCCCCCACCCGTCCTCCCGTGTTCACCGGCAACCCGATCGCCACCGCCAATGCCATCGAAGCTGCCGTCTACTCGGACACGCTGGTTCCCTTCGCGTCCGATCCGGATGGCGACGCCCTCACGTTCTCGAAAGTCTCCGGCCCGGCATGGTTGACCGTCGCTGCAAATGGCGGGCTCGCCGGTGCTCCCGGCAGCTCCGACGGCGGGGTGAACGCCTTCACCGTGAAGGTCACCGACTCCGCGGGAGCCAGTGTCACCACCACGCTGAACATCACCGTGACCACCTTCACGCATGGTGATGGTGTCTGGACGAAGCTCACCGGCGGCTCCTGGCCGACCACCGGCAACTGGAGCGGCGGCACCTCCGCCTTCGGTGCGGATCAGACCGCCGATTTCAGCACGCTCAACATCACCGCGAACACCATCGTCACCCTGGATGGTCCCCGCGTGATCGGGAATCTGAAATTCGGAGACACCACCGCGTCGAACGATTGGCAGCTCAATACCGGCAGCGGCGGCCCGCTCCTGCTCGATGTTTCCTCCGGCACCCCGCTGGTGACGATCAACAATCGCACGGCCACCCTTGCCACCGCGATCGCGGGCAACGAGGGCTTCACCAAGGCCGGATCGGGAACGCTCGCGCTCACCGGCACGAACACCCTCACGGGGCCGGTCACGATCACCGGCGGCACCCTGTCCATCGGCGGCAGCACTCCCGGCCTCGCTTCGGTGACCCTGAACGGGGGCGTGGGACTAACGATCACCACCGGCGGTTCGCTGACCGCGAGCGGGGCCCTTTCCACCAGCAATTCGACCGGAGCCACCATCACCCTCCAGAGCGGTGCCACCGCGAACGTGGGCTCGATCAGCATTCCGTGGAACCCGGCCACCTTCTCGGTGAGCGGCACGCTGAATTCCACCGGCAACCTCAACATCTCCACTGCCGCCACCACCAACCTCACCGGCACCAACGGTGCGATCAACGCCGCCTCGATGACCATCGGCAACGCGGGCACGGTGGTGAACCACAATACCAGCGGCCAGCTCACCGTCACCGGCAACGTTGTCCTAGGCAACTCGGGCGGGGGTAACAGCAACACGTTCACCGTCACCCAGGGAACCGTCAACGCGGGCGGCATCCAACTCGGCATCAGCGGCAGCACCGCCACCCAGACGCTGAATGTGAATGGCGGCCGCCTGAACGTTGGTGCGTCCGGCATCACTGCCATCGGCACGGGCACCCGCGCCATCAACCTCGGGGCGGGCACCCTCGGAGCACGCGCCGATTGGACGAGCTCGCTGGCAATGGCCCTGACCAGCGCCACTACCGGCACCACGGTCAACACCCTCGATCCAGCGGACAACACCACCGGCCGCACCATCACCCTCTCCGGCGTGCTTTCCGGCACCGGCAACCTGACCAAGTCCGGCACGGGGACATTGATCCTTTCCGCCACGAACACCTACACCGGCACCACCGCCGTGAATGGCGGCACCCTCGCGGTGAATGGAGCCCTTTCCACCGGTGCGGTCGCCATCCAGAACGGCGGCACGCTTTCCGGCACGGGCACGGTGGGCGGCGGCACGACGATCCAGAACGGTGGAGCGCTCGCCCCAGGCTCGAACGGCATCGGCACACTCGGCACCGCGGCGGTGACGCTCCAATCCGGAGCCTCGCTGAAGTGGGATCTGGCGGCGGGTTCATCCGATCTCGTCAACGCCACCAGTCTGACCTTCTCCGGCTCCCCGACCATCACCGTGCGACTGAGCGGGGCAAACCCGGTGGCGAACGGTGGTTCACTGGTCGTTCCGCTGATCGCCACCACCGGCGGCATCACCGGCTTCTCCTCCGCGGTGTTCAGCGTGGATACCAGCGCGATCCCGGGCGCGGTGGGCACCTGGAAGGTGATCCAGCAGGGCAACACCCTGGCTCTCTCCATCCAGACCGGCTACGATACCACATGGCGCGATCAGAAGTTCGGCGCGCAATCGACGAATGCCGCGATGGCCGGACCGGCCGCCGATCCCGATGGCGATGGCATCGTGAACCTGGTGGAGCAGCACCTCGGTCTCGACCCGCTGTCCGCCACCTCCCGTCTCAAGCTCGATCTCATGTCGATCGCAGCCGGAGGCAACCGCCATTTCCGCCTCTCTCCGGCGGTCACCAGCGGCAGCTACCTGTTGGAAATGGCCGATACCCCGGCGGGCCCCTGGTCCTCCACCGCCGTGCCGGTGGCCAATGGCGCGGCCACTTACGAGTTCGACCTGCCCTCGTCCTACGGCCGCCGGTTCTTCCGCCTGCGCTACACCGCGCCCTCGCCGCCCTGA